Proteins encoded within one genomic window of Glycine soja cultivar W05 chromosome 1, ASM419377v2, whole genome shotgun sequence:
- the LOC114423725 gene encoding uncharacterized protein LOC114423725 encodes MEFLELKQGNMTVAEYATKLEELVRCRKLGHISLNCTDKDMICFNCKQKGHIQRDCPYLKNKQNGRDLNDQIKGLKAMGRVFILNGVEASKSKDRMFISTNQVVTSLKEDAQVYMIMFNLEVETKVSMGDLLVVREFPEVFPEDIFDLPLKRDRVLLRPGTWTQYGHYEYLVMPFDVTNTLGVFVDYMNKFFHPYLDSFVVVFIVDILVYSKDYRGTRRALKDCAIDP; translated from the exons ATGGAGTTCCTAGAGCTCAAGCAGGGGAACATGACTGTGGCTGAATATGCAACTAAGTTAGAGGAACTGGTGAG GTGTCGTAAGCTAGGCCACATCTCCTTAAATTGTACCGATAAGGACATGATCTGCTTCAACTGTAAGCAAAAGGGGCATATTCAGAGAGATTGTCCATATCTCAAGAATAAGCAGAATGGTAGGGATttgaatgaccaaattaaagGTCTGAAGGCCATGGGAAGGGTCTTTATTCTTAACGGTGTCGAAGCTTCAAAATCCAAG GATAGGATGTTTATCTCTACCAACCAAGTTGTgacatctttaaaagaagatgcTCAAGTGTACATGATCATGTTTAACCTGGAAGTAGAGACAAAGGTTTCCATGGGTGACCTTCTTGTTGTCAGAGAGTTTCCTGAAGTGTTTCCTGAGGATATATTTGATTTGCCACTTAAGAGAGATAGAGTTCTCCTTAGACCTGGTACCTG GACCCAATATGGTCACTACGAGTATTTGGTCATGCCCTTCGATGTGACTAACACTCTTGGTGTGTTTGTGGATTAcatgaataaattttttcacCCTTACCTTGATAGTTTTGTGGTGGTATTCATAGTtgatattttggtatactccAAAGACTATAGAGGAACACGAAGAGCACTTAAGGATTGTGCCATAGACCCTTAA